In a genomic window of Streptomyces noursei ATCC 11455:
- a CDS encoding SH3 domain-containing protein, translating to MTHLSPFRRGAAVLVSAGLLCGVLGSGVAAAAPPGAVHGPYKGRVTAASHLALRAGPGTSYRVVGSLHHGEVVGIRCKTNGRNIHGNPRWYKIHEGRFAWAWASARYIRMVGATPRWCREGHHRI from the coding sequence ATGACACACCTGTCCCCGTTCCGCCGAGGCGCCGCTGTACTGGTGAGCGCCGGGCTCCTCTGCGGTGTCCTCGGAAGCGGCGTGGCCGCCGCCGCACCCCCGGGCGCCGTTCACGGCCCGTACAAGGGCCGCGTCACCGCCGCTTCCCACCTCGCGCTCCGGGCCGGCCCCGGGACCAGCTACCGGGTGGTGGGTTCGCTGCACCACGGCGAGGTCGTCGGCATCCGCTGCAAGACCAACGGCCGGAACATCCACGGGAATCCGCGCTGGTACAAGATCCACGAAGGCAGGTTCGCCTGGGCATGGGCCTCGGCGCGCTACATCCGGATGGTCGGGGCGACGCCGCGCTGGTGCCGGGAAGGCCACCACCGCATCTGA
- a CDS encoding class I SAM-dependent methyltransferase, which yields MPTKEPSANLDPRQHRPVAESFGIDAERYDRARPRYPDGLVRHLVAGRPDLDVLDVGCGTGIATRQFRAAGCRVRGVEPDARMADVARKFGAEVDVATFEDWDPAGRTFDAVVAGTAWHWIDPVAGAGQAARVLRPGGLLAPFWNVFRFPSDVAEAIAEVCRRVLPDAPFDLTVMTKGGLDAYRPVLVRTTDGIRQQGGFGVPEEWRHDWEHTYTRDAWLDQMPTLGAFTRLPQDKLAQVLAGVGAALDARGGGFTMGYTTVAVVATRSDAA from the coding sequence ATGCCCACTAAAGAGCCTTCAGCCAACCTCGACCCTCGTCAACACCGCCCGGTGGCAGAGTCGTTCGGCATCGACGCCGAGCGCTACGACCGGGCCCGACCCCGCTACCCCGACGGCCTCGTGCGGCACCTCGTCGCCGGCCGACCCGACCTCGACGTCCTCGACGTCGGCTGTGGCACCGGTATCGCCACCCGGCAGTTCCGGGCGGCCGGCTGCCGGGTGCGCGGGGTCGAGCCGGACGCCCGGATGGCCGACGTGGCAAGGAAATTCGGCGCCGAGGTCGACGTCGCGACGTTCGAGGACTGGGACCCCGCCGGTCGCACCTTCGACGCGGTCGTCGCCGGCACGGCCTGGCACTGGATCGACCCGGTCGCGGGCGCCGGCCAGGCCGCGCGGGTACTGCGCCCCGGCGGCCTGCTCGCCCCCTTCTGGAACGTCTTCCGCTTCCCGTCCGACGTGGCGGAGGCCATCGCCGAGGTCTGCCGGCGGGTACTGCCCGACGCCCCCTTCGACCTCACGGTGATGACCAAGGGCGGCCTGGACGCCTATCGGCCGGTCCTCGTCCGGACCACCGACGGCATCCGGCAGCAGGGCGGTTTCGGCGTCCCCGAGGAGTGGCGACACGACTGGGAACACACCTACACCCGGGACGCGTGGCTGGACCAGATGCCCACCCTGGGGGCCTTCACCCGGCTCCCGCAGGACAAGTTGGCGCAGGTGCTGGCGGGCGTCGGCGCCGCCCTCGACGCGCGGGGCGGCGGCTTCACGATGGGTTACACGACGGTGGCGGTCGTCGCGACCCGCTCCGACGCCGCCTGA
- a CDS encoding TetR/AcrR family transcriptional regulator: protein MPTGVAIRDARQQLFDAAERVLLEAGPNALTSRAVTTEAGVAKGVLHRHFADFDVFLAELVRDRIGRIDAQAAALRASAGTGTVAEHLTGALTEVFESVAVAIVGLVISRDGLRALLRQAGSVGIPVLAEATAMIAGYLTVERDRGRIAADADVDTLAPTLIGAGHLLFADREGTPPGAEAVHKVVTTVLAGVLREP from the coding sequence GTGCCGACAGGGGTGGCCATCCGCGATGCGCGGCAGCAGTTGTTCGACGCCGCGGAGCGCGTCCTGCTGGAAGCGGGGCCGAACGCGCTGACCAGCCGCGCGGTCACCACGGAGGCGGGCGTCGCCAAGGGGGTGCTGCACCGGCACTTCGCCGATTTCGACGTCTTCCTCGCCGAGTTGGTGCGCGACCGCATCGGTCGGATCGACGCTCAGGCGGCCGCCCTGCGCGCGTCCGCCGGGACCGGCACCGTCGCCGAGCACCTCACCGGCGCGCTGACGGAGGTGTTCGAATCCGTCGCCGTGGCGATCGTCGGTCTCGTCATCTCCCGGGACGGTCTCCGTGCCCTGCTGCGGCAGGCCGGCTCGGTCGGCATTCCGGTGCTCGCCGAGGCCACCGCGATGATCGCCGGTTATCTGACCGTCGAGCGCGACCGGGGCCGCATCGCGGCCGACGCCGACGTGGACACCCTGGCACCCACCCTGATCGGCGCCGGGCATCTGCTGTTCGCCGACCGGGAGGGCACCCCGCCGGGAGCCGAAGCCGTCCACAAAGTCGTGACGACGGTCCTCGCCGGGGTGCTGCGGGAGCCGTGA
- a CDS encoding DUF4344 domain-containing metallopeptidase — MGRRTGNGTRALLTLALAAVATGCAAGPDATGTADPAGRRSHGKAGAAGFAVQYRTGDKTARATAYLRSRRILEQAADRLNDTVKMPHRIPFVVRACGAAEPAYDPETGSIDFCVEHVDEIRDRFENAGRGADRPGGAAGRDAHVAAVLEETAYHEGAHALIDRLGLRFTGREEDVADQFAAVMLIGQGRAGDTKALTAATDYALAAEESPFDETDLLDEHSLDGQRAANYACYVYGAHPDRHQGLVGDGRRVTEDRAEGCPDEWQQARDGWRQLLAGHLRQSL, encoded by the coding sequence ATGGGCCGCCGTACGGGGAACGGCACACGGGCATTGCTGACACTGGCGTTGGCCGCCGTGGCGACCGGCTGCGCGGCCGGCCCGGACGCGACCGGGACAGCGGATCCCGCCGGCCGCCGGAGCCACGGCAAGGCCGGCGCGGCCGGCTTCGCCGTCCAGTACCGCACCGGCGACAAGACGGCCCGCGCCACCGCGTATCTGCGCTCGCGGCGCATCCTGGAGCAGGCGGCCGACCGGCTCAACGACACCGTCAAGATGCCGCACCGCATCCCGTTCGTGGTCCGCGCGTGCGGCGCGGCCGAGCCGGCCTACGACCCGGAGACCGGATCCATCGACTTCTGCGTGGAGCACGTCGACGAGATACGCGACCGCTTCGAGAACGCCGGCCGCGGTGCCGACCGGCCCGGTGGCGCGGCCGGCCGTGACGCCCATGTGGCCGCCGTACTGGAGGAGACCGCCTATCACGAGGGCGCACACGCGCTGATCGACCGCCTCGGCCTGCGCTTCACCGGCCGCGAGGAGGACGTGGCCGACCAGTTCGCCGCGGTGATGCTGATCGGTCAGGGCCGCGCGGGCGACACCAAGGCGCTGACCGCGGCCACGGATTACGCACTCGCCGCCGAGGAGAGCCCGTTCGACGAGACGGATCTGCTCGACGAGCACAGCCTGGACGGCCAACGCGCGGCCAACTACGCCTGCTACGTCTACGGCGCGCATCCGGACCGGCACCAGGGCCTGGTCGGTGACGGCCGACGGGTCACCGAGGACCGCGCCGAGGGCTGTCCCGACGAGTGGCAGCAGGCGCGCGACGGCTGGCGGCAGCTACTCGCCGGCCATCTCAGGCAGTCCCTGTGA
- a CDS encoding GNAT family N-acetyltransferase, translating into MQILSFPEAATPVELRVQVREIQEQAWPSEDGAATPSEAPVHDPALRPRSMLLVDGGTVLAALDLLSKDIDHAGRSYAAGGLSTVVTRGEARGRGHGRRLVTAAREALAAQGHDLGLFTCDRPLRTFYESAGWQHLPDTVLVGGTPRAPFPSDQAGFDKVTMAAFFSARARQAGASFRGTRIALHPGDIDKLW; encoded by the coding sequence GTGCAGATCCTCTCGTTCCCCGAAGCCGCCACGCCCGTCGAACTCCGCGTCCAGGTGCGGGAGATCCAGGAACAGGCATGGCCCTCGGAGGACGGCGCGGCCACCCCGTCCGAGGCGCCCGTCCACGACCCCGCGCTGCGACCGCGCTCGATGCTGCTGGTGGACGGCGGGACGGTCCTGGCCGCGCTGGACCTCCTCTCCAAGGACATCGACCATGCCGGCCGGAGCTATGCCGCCGGCGGCCTGAGCACGGTCGTGACGCGCGGCGAGGCGCGCGGTCGCGGGCACGGCCGGCGCCTGGTGACCGCGGCCCGCGAGGCACTGGCCGCCCAGGGGCACGACCTGGGGTTGTTCACCTGCGACCGCCCGCTGCGGACGTTCTACGAGAGCGCGGGCTGGCAGCACCTCCCGGACACCGTCCTCGTCGGAGGAACACCGCGGGCCCCGTTCCCCAGCGACCAGGCCGGGTTCGACAAGGTCACCATGGCGGCCTTCTTCTCGGCCCGCGCCCGGCAGGCCGGCGCGTCGTTCCGGGGCACCCGCATCGCCCTCCACCCGGGAGACATCGACAAACTGTGGTGA
- a CDS encoding permease, which yields MHAVLHALSLTGSMTWEITWALILGFALSAVVQAVVRKSTVVALLGDDRPRTLALAAGLGAASSSCSYAAVALARSLFLKGADFTAAMAFEIASTNLVVELGIILALLMGWQFTLAEFVGGPIMIMVLAVLLRLFLHPGLVRAARAQAARGLAGSMEGHAAMDMSVRRPGSFLRRLLSPEGVTATAHVFVMEWAAILRDLVIGLLIAGAVAAWVPDAFWRSFFFEGHPLAAQLWGPVIGPLVAMASFVCSIGNVPLAVVLWKGGISFGGVVAFIFADLLILPILTIYRKYYGGRMALFLLGTFYAAIVVAGYAVEFVFGALGLVPDQAHARIPREGVAWNYTTWLNLAFLVLAAALLVRFFRTGGREMLRMMGGAPAVAGPGDSRGTGPGNP from the coding sequence ATGCACGCCGTCCTGCACGCGCTGTCCCTCACCGGCTCCATGACCTGGGAGATCACCTGGGCGCTGATCCTGGGCTTCGCGCTGTCCGCCGTCGTCCAGGCGGTGGTCCGGAAGTCCACCGTCGTCGCGCTCCTCGGCGACGACCGCCCGCGCACCCTCGCACTCGCCGCCGGGCTGGGGGCGGCCTCGTCCTCCTGCTCGTACGCCGCCGTGGCGCTGGCCCGGTCGCTGTTCCTCAAGGGGGCGGACTTCACCGCCGCGATGGCATTCGAGATCGCCTCCACCAACCTCGTCGTCGAACTCGGCATCATCCTGGCGCTGCTGATGGGGTGGCAGTTCACGCTCGCCGAGTTCGTGGGCGGCCCGATCATGATCATGGTGTTGGCGGTGCTGCTGCGGCTGTTCCTGCACCCGGGCCTGGTGCGCGCGGCGCGGGCGCAGGCCGCGCGCGGTCTGGCGGGGTCGATGGAGGGGCATGCGGCGATGGACATGTCCGTGCGACGCCCGGGCTCCTTCCTCCGGCGCCTGCTCTCTCCCGAGGGCGTCACGGCCACCGCGCACGTCTTCGTCATGGAGTGGGCGGCGATCCTGCGGGACCTGGTGATCGGCCTGTTGATCGCCGGTGCCGTCGCGGCGTGGGTGCCCGATGCCTTCTGGCGTTCCTTCTTCTTCGAGGGCCATCCGCTCGCCGCCCAGCTGTGGGGGCCGGTCATCGGGCCCCTGGTCGCGATGGCCTCGTTCGTCTGCTCCATCGGCAACGTGCCGCTCGCCGTGGTGCTGTGGAAGGGCGGCATCAGCTTCGGCGGGGTGGTGGCGTTCATCTTCGCCGACCTGCTGATCCTGCCGATCCTCACCATCTACCGGAAGTACTACGGCGGCAGGATGGCGCTGTTCCTGCTCGGCACCTTCTACGCCGCGATCGTCGTCGCCGGGTACGCCGTCGAGTTCGTCTTCGGCGCCCTCGGCCTCGTCCCGGACCAGGCCCACGCGAGGATCCCGCGGGAGGGCGTCGCCTGGAACTACACCACCTGGCTCAACCTCGCCTTCCTCGTCCTGGCCGCCGCCCTGCTGGTGCGGTTCTTCCGTACCGGCGGCCGGGAGATGCTCCGCATGATGGGCGGCGCCCCCGCCGTCGCCGGCCCCGGCGACAGCAGGGGTACCGGCCCGGGAAACCCCTGA